The sequence below is a genomic window from Macadamia integrifolia cultivar HAES 741 chromosome 1, SCU_Mint_v3, whole genome shotgun sequence.
TATTCACCAATCAAAGAAATTTATTCAACAGAATAATCATGTCACTCCATCTATTCTAAAATTACGAATATAACTCTAGTTAAATAAATCTTAATGACCACGAAAATGAAATTCTATCTTGAGATCTTCCTAGTTTAACTTCAGAACGGACAATTACCCTTCAAATTGCTTGTAAGCCAGATTTTAGTAAGAACTTTCCAAGTAAAATCAAATTCTGGAATTCACAAGCTTTAGACACGTTGGAAAATAAAGAGTAACCTTTCAAAAGTCACGAATGTCAACCCAAATGGGACAAGTATTAAACTAAAGAGATAAGGCCtaaaaagaattgaagaagtattttttaggaaaattacAGGATTACACAAAATCAAGTATGCTCTTAGAAAACCACCCACTCAttatttcagttaacaaaaatacactgctttgggtttgggtttacaaaactacccaaaacagcattccTACCTCAATTAAGGACATTTTTTGACAGTTTTACCCTCACCTCCCCTTCTCTAATCACCACCCACCCCTACCCCCTTCTTCCTGCCACCCTGCCACCCATGCCCCTGCCGCCCACATGCCCCCACCCCACCCTTCccttaaccccccccccccctttcttctttttcttcttcttgttgttccAGCCACCTACCTGTTTCTATTCcaagtcctctctctctcccgtaCCGCCGCACGTCTGCAGCAACCCAACAGAAAGGCAGCAAAGGAAAGCCACAAAAGAGAAAACTGATTTAATATAATCTTCTCcaacaaagagagaaagaaaaggtgGGTGAGGGGGGAAGTGCAAAGATGATGTACCCAAGAAATCAGTCCCCTCCAAGGCTCGAGAATCCACCAGtagcacctttctctctctgagATGATGGTGGCAGACAGAAGAAAAGATGACCAAAGACAGACTGGAAATAATTTCAGATTTCACAACTCCACTAGTGAGAATGCCAAACGAATCAGCATCTATACTGCTCCGATTTTTATCTGGCCATGAATGAGAATGGTAAAAAGAGGTTACCTCTAATCCAAGGATTTGATCAACTGGGCTTGGAGATTGACGTTAATGGCtgccaacaacaacaacagcagcagcagcagcagcagcagcagcagcagcagcagcagccatggaTGGGAGATTCTTTAGAAGAATGGACTTAGATTATCCCAGGGAGGAGGATGGTTAGAACTACTTGAAGAAGGAAGTTTGCATGATCCAGACATTCTTGATTTCTTGTTTCTACTTCGTTCTTTCCTCGGCGCTTTTGCTCAAGTAACGATGAGGAATTCACAAGCCCCTTTCTTCTTGGGTTTAATTAAATGGGTTTTTCTGTTTGACTTTACTGATGAGGGATTACAGGTGTTCTCTTGTTGTAAGGTACAGCATGGGTATGCTAATGGGGACCTAATTAAGGGCTGAGTTCACTGCTGCTATCTTTCATTTAGAGGAAGTTGCAGACGTTAATGAAGCTGGTGACAAGTGTTGTTgtcgagagagaaagaggagtgTCTGGAGATGGGAGAAATCATAGGAGCAATGGGTAAACAACCCAATTAAGGGCTGAAATTGATTGCCGGTGATAGGACTTTCAAAGAGGCCAGTGTCAAGCTTGATCAGGGAGAGAGATGTGCGGTCAAAGTCACAGGAGACCAATTATCATAGGTTCTGATTGCTTGAACCAAGATTCAAACCCATGGGGCGGATGGCAGGTTGGAGGTGGAGTTAGGGAGGGAATTGCCTGAATGAAGGGGTGGGGGCTGGGATGGGGAAGAGAGGGCAGGACAGAGGAAATGGTACAGGGGAGGATGGGGCCGTATGGGAGCGGGATGGGGTTGCAGGGAAGGGAGGGAGAAGGCAGGGCAGGGTCAGGTAAAAATGTCAAGCAATGCAgataagagagggagagacactgaagtgggtagttttgtaaaccaaaactcaatgttgtatatttttttcaaagtgAAACATACAGTGTGTagttttgtaaagagaaactcaAAGTGAGTAATTCTATAATTCTCATACAGTTCCAAAATAGAGAAACTGGAACCGACTAGCGCCAACCAGGATcaccaaaacaaagaaataggGCTGTTTAGAAAGAAAACTGATAACTTTGAAGCAAAGAGACCAGGAGTCTAATTCTCAGGTCGAGTGGTCTCCCTTTGACAGAATAGCCTATCAATATCGCAGAAAACAGGGTAGCAGAGCAGCTTGTGCAGGCAACTCCTAATACTACTAGGAAAGCAGGGTAGCAGTACTAGGACTGATATGTCAACAGTTTAAACACAGCAGATTCAATCCGAAATCAAGAGAATAGATAACCAGAAATTAATATCCCAAATTTAAGACAACTGGACACTATTCTGGTAGCTATGATCACGACTAGTTAGCACAAACTTGATAAGAAAAAACAGGGGTGCCACTGTTACTgtaaagaagaatgaaagaggGACTGACCTGTTGAAGCTGGTCAAATAAAGTAGAAGATAATAATGAAAGATGAGAGCACAAGAGTCCACCTGTATCAGTCCGTTGGAACCACCCAGCCCCAGCcactttaaaaaacaaaaaatgagaaCTTTTGTTCATAAATTCGGGGGTAAGGCCATAAGCCACTACATCTATGTATAGATTTGTCAAAATGACCATCTCACACTCCTATAATGACTAGGAACTCAACCACTACTTGGAATATGCAACATAGACTAGTATTTGACACTCCTACTCAAATTAGGAGCCAAGAAAATAGAACATAGACTTAGAATGTAAACTGGACTCAATTCCTATAGTAATTCTAGGACTTCACAAACTTTAAAAAAGGACTCAATAAACCTATAAATTTGGAGTTAACTAATCCTAATTGACTAATCTCGCAGTCCTACCTCCTACCTTagtttaggctcattaaagtggcccatgaCAACAAAAACCGCTTGGACCAAAGGCCTGACATACATGTAACCcaacacaagatttatttccactaaaataattCTCCTGTAATTTACTTGCATCAACCATCTTTCACCAAGAACTATCCCACAAGCACTACAAAGAAACTATAACAGCTAGAGACTCTTAAGATTAAAAAGGAACTATGATTACAACTACTAAGAATCAAGAAAGACTTAAGTAGTAAACAAAAACCCACTTCTCAATCCATATCAAAACCACGCAGGATTGTGAATTTTGATGGACAGTTTTTAGTTACAACTGTCACAATAAAGAAACccataataaaacaaaaatttcttGAGCAAATAGATCAGAATATAGAGATTAGCAATGTCATCAGTTGCTAGCAATAATTTTGGTCAGAAGGCTACAACTCCCTAAATGAAGACAGCAATACACAACTGCAATCATTTTATGGTCAAATTCCTTCAACGTTAAGCAAACTGCAAGCAAAATACAAGGTGTGGAAGAGGACTACCCAAAAAATTTTGGGTGCAAATTGAAACAAGATGGTTAAGGCTTCATGTTctaattgttattttttcagCACAGCAATGACCTCCATACATAAATTTTCACATCATGTATCACTATCTAGGAAATTAGTCTCTCATAGAACTGAGAACAGTGTAATTGCAttcttgaagaagagagaagccAACAATGGCATCATCTCAGCGTAGAAGCTTTTCAAATGCAATTACTGATTCAAGATTTCTTCAACACAAAGATACCGGGATCCATTGAAATCCCAATTTCATCAATTATCAAAGATTCAAAGTAGTGACAAATATCAAgaactcttacaagggaccgTATACTATACTACACTAGTTATGACAATATCACCAAAGCAATAAAGGCATCCTTTCTTCCTTGAGGTTTGATCATTTTACAGATAAATAAGCATAAATCCAtatgaaaaaaaggggggtgggaaTCCTTCCAGCTAACAGGGGGAAAAAACCTTATATCTTCAAGTTAACCTCTACAAATGGCGAGGATGAGAACAATAGCAAAGAAAGAATGCTAATAAGTAttattttcaaaggaagaaacCTGAAAACCTCCAGCTGAATAAGTACCATTGCCTCTGCTCCAGTGCTCTTCCAACTGCATCTTGCATGGCAAACTACtatgaaaattttaacaaaagcCTCCAACAGAAGAGTTACCCTGAGTGAAACAAAGTAGATAAAGTAGATACTTTACAGCTTAAAACCCTATCAAATGCAAGAGAAGTTCGATCTCCAGTTGAGATTATATTGAAACTAATCTCTTCTTATATGATCTCAGCTCCATTgacacaaaaagaatattctttagttgaaaattctcgatgaaaaggaaaagaaaaatgactaagaactagagaaagaacCCAAAACCAAGTACACAACTACAAGTATCCAATAAGATAAATCCTACAGCAAATAAAGCCAATAGTCCACTCCCAAAACCGACAGATTGAACAAATACAGTGACTCAATTGAAGAATTTAACTGCCTACTACATAGAGTATGGCACCCCAAATGGAATTAATCATTTATTCAGTGTAAAAATCACACCTCCGGTAATAGGGGTATTTGATCCTCAAATCTCACACAAGAACCGGGGGATCATATAGTTAAGCAAAGAAAACAGGGAAAATATGTTCCTCTAGATTTTCATGTATTCATTATCTATTTGCCCTTATCGATTCACATGAGCAAGTAAATCCCTCTACATCAGCATATGCAACATACAAGAGTCGAACTTGTAGGTGTCCAGTTCAGTTCCAGTCGCGCTTCAAATCCTATCCTATATTCACATCTACCTCATTGAAACTCAAGAGCTCGGTCCAAGAACAGAACACACAAGATacaattaccaaaaaaagaaaaaaaaactgaatccCCCCTACCATACATTGTTTTTCCAAGAAGACTGAGACTATTCCCTAAAATCTAGTACCGGTGCTACGAGAACGAGCCAGCCGAATCGACAGGACACCCTCATGCACTCCCGTGTCCCCAATTGAGGGATCGTATTGCGTCCTGCAGCCGGGACAACGCCCATCAGCCTCAAGGATCCTCTTGTGGCAGAAGAGGCAAAGCCGGAATCCACATGGACAGGGGAGAAAACTTGAGTCAGTGATATCCAGATCTTCATAGCATATAGGACAAGATGAGGGTGGGGATGTTATACTGTGGCAAGCCCAGGTGACAGCTCCACGACTACAATGGCGTTCCGCAGTCATGGTGAAACTATGATGCTTTGAAAGATTAGGCAGACTGGGGGGACGAAAAGCGTCATCAGGCCTCCATGCACGACTGTTTGCTCCAACCCTAGAAACCGTCTCCTGGCACTCTGATTTTAAATTCTCAGCTTCATATGTCTTGATCGGCAGTTCATGAGTAGCGGTCAATCCAACGAGGGACTCGGGATCAGTCGGAGGTTCTGAATTCGGCTGGTGCCGCTTATCATCAGCAGTTAAAGCATCAGCAACAGCCTCCCAGTCATCCAGACacccatcatcatcctcttcctcctcGCTGACGCTTCCTGAATAACATCCACCACTACTGCTACCACTGCTACTCCCCGGGCGATCCTTCCTCGAATCATTGGCCCCCAAAATGCTGCTGGCGGAACTATTCTCCAGAGACTCCAAATCGCTATCATGAAGGCATGATCTTTCGTTCTCCTCACCTTTTGTCCTCGTTTCCAATTTCCCCAATGACCGTTTCCGCTCATTGCTCTGAGTCAAGCACGGTGGAGGAGATACCCCCCCGCCGTTCGATTCCTCTTTGCATCCCTTGTTCTTGACTGCATGATAGCCCATCCGTGGAAAATCACataagaaacaaaatgaaatatcgcgaagaaaaattaaatttgcaTGATAGCAACCCATCTCATTACGGCGACAATGTAAACACAGACAGAAAATTCAAGTCATACCCTGAGAAAGCCATTGTTCGCGTCTGGCATCAAGCTTGCACTGCTTCAATTTTGCAGTTCTGTTGTTCTGAAAGCCaaagaataaataagaattacgattagaaaaaaaaaaaccgtaaaCATCATAGAAACAAGAATCGTAGAGCAATAGGTATCGATAATTAtctaccctctttttttttccggaATCCTTCGAGATTGCAGGAGCAGAACCGTTCATGATTGAATCAGAAACCATATTCGACTTCTTCTGAAGAACAACAGATTGcacacaaaaccctaacttgAGTTTGTGCAAAGAgataaaaccccaaaaatcaaaacgTTCGAAGGAGAAGCAAATGTGACAGAGAACAAGAAAAGTAGTGGATAA
It includes:
- the LOC122073834 gene encoding uncharacterized protein LOC122073834; the protein is MVSDSIMNGSAPAISKDSGKKKRNNRTAKLKQCKLDARREQWLSQVKNKGCKEESNGGGVSPPPCLTQSNERKRSLGKLETRTKGEENERSCLHDSDLESLENSSASSILGANDSRKDRPGSSSGSSSGGCYSGSVSEEEEDDDGCLDDWEAVADALTADDKRHQPNSEPPTDPESLVGLTATHELPIKTYEAENLKSECQETVSRVGANSRAWRPDDAFRPPSLPNLSKHHSFTMTAERHCSRGAVTWACHSITSPPSSCPICYEDLDITDSSFLPCPCGFRLCLFCHKRILEADGRCPGCRTQYDPSIGDTGVHEGVLSIRLARSRSTGTRF